In the genome of Ptychodera flava strain L36383 chromosome 13, AS_Pfla_20210202, whole genome shotgun sequence, one region contains:
- the LOC139148671 gene encoding putative nuclease HARBI1 has product MKDVIKWPAQERQREISQGFQLDYGLPGVVGIIDGTHIRLSGCIGGAQDYINRKGYASMQLQVIVDDHLLITNAYTGWPGCTHDARVLRNSSVFTGIETDQVTLDPGKYIIGDSAYPLREWLITPFRDNGFLNIQQRRFNRVLSSCRQNVERSIGHLKGRVRRLRELPMHSPEDVCETIISGCILHNLCIVHHDEVENYIDLDPQHINDPNQYPNIHVNAPGGIVRRQQLMNHLQ; this is encoded by the exons ATGAAAGAT GTTATCAAGTGGCCAGCACAGGAGCGACAAAGGGAGATTTCCCAGGGCTTCCAGCTTGATTATGGTTTGCCAGGTGTCGTCGGAATCATTGATGGAACTCACATTCGACTGTCAGGTTGTATTGGTGGAGCTCAGGATTATATCAATAGGAAAGGTTATGCATCAATGCAACTTCAG GTCATTGTAGACGATCATCTATTGATCACTAACGCATACACTGGATGGCCTGGCTGCACACATGATGCCCGTGTCCTTCGGAATTCTTCAGTGTTTACAGGAATTGAGACAGATCAAGTGACTCTGGATCCCGGAAAATATATCATTGGTGATTCAGCCTACCCTCTGAGAGAATGGCTCATCACTCCTTTCAGAGACAATGGATTTCTCAATATTCAACAACGCAGGTTTAATCGTGTACTTTCATCTTGTCgtcaaaatgttgaaagatCGATTGGGCATTTAAAGGGGCGTGTGAGGAGGCTCAGAGAATTGCCAATGCATAGTCCAGAGGATGTGTGTGAGACCATTATTTCTGGTTGTATTCTGCACAATCTATGCATTGTCCATCATGATGAGGTGGAAAACTATATTGATTTAGATCCACAACATATCAATGATCCAAACCAATATCCAAATATTCATGTGAATGCACCTGGAGGTATTGTCAGAAGACAACAGCTGATGAATCATTTGCAATAA
- the LOC139146989 gene encoding uncharacterized protein, with amino-acid sequence MDTDIPSLASRTAQSVNVNNNKERLHLKGLERSLENALDVKKHIYRQEEREMLRHLQKLQRDKEIRYSSYALKTGSFEDVNKASNKERKESNTAMHSSWEHSKSSHGDLHDCRYNTSCQAHHMLPPVDGSRDFHVKHHHHHHPGHHHHHQGHAHHHGHGHGHGQQHQRHHHFEHHLHPDAHVRHPTEHHSLHRLHLTRKHSPSRIVTDSDRARHFHTGHSPAKDSHFPDLHQDAHHGRRLQHVPGPADHDHPHVHHGQRRTDFDERLHRPHEDSVHPHLRDGRFHMIAWQKDSKGPTEFKPQPPSSQKPEGKPTGRTARVARKQETASKDSSPEYDEQQRSRPQDKTTSAKRYLSTDQPDGQILSRSQGKKSESPGLLSKRERSKETGSSKGGRTSPIDEGKQGTVQKTEKSKHDKSKSYHGVVAEKHIDDVTKAAPAGKSQPGTGKTETPEGQKTGPHLGHDVNQRHHHGDRHTGKATDTHLDHQEQQHQVHGSSEGDSTTPALNALKSINPSFYRYLADKHHISLNPELLAQLHSLMKSSTDVLHGSHPERILPQVFGPVCSTGRSHRKKMLALEFLTKMLPEIIKHAEEHPDFNPADTLQCRYLRLTGSNVAALEEMCRKGGVDVEIHPHSNIEDIARFIFDKADQADAEGHNLMSTRQQ; translated from the exons atggaCACAGACATCCCATCACTTGCATCGCGCACTGCGCAGTCTGTaaatgtcaataataacaaagaGAGGTTGCATCTTAAAGGTTTGGAAAG ATCACTAGAGAACGCACTGGATGTGAAGAAACACATCTACAGACAAGAAGAAAGAGAGATGTTGCGTCACTTACAGAAACTACAACGCGACAAGGAAATCAGGTATTCGTCGTACGCGCTGAAGACGGGAAGCTTTGAAGATGTAAACAAAGCAAGCAACAAAGAAAGAAAG GAATCAAATACAGCTATGCATAGTTCCTGGGAACACAGCAAAAG TTCACATGGAGACCTTCACGACTGCCGTTACAACACTTCATGTCAAGCTCACCACATGCTTCCTCCAGTCGACGGCAGCCGAGACTTTCACGTGAAacaccaccatcaccatcatcctggtcatcaccaccaccaccaaggTCATGCTCATCACCACGGTCATGGCCATGGCCATGGGCAGCAGCATCAAAGACATCACCACTTTGAGCATCATCTGCACCCCGACGCGCATGTACGACACCCTACGGAGCATCATAGCCTCCATCGTCTGCACCTTACAAGAAAACACTCTCCTTCAAGGATTGTCACGGACTCCGACCGTGCGCGTCACTTTCATACAGGACACTCCCCTGCTAAAGATTCACACTTTCCCGACTTGCATCAGGACGCGCATCACGGACGCAGATTGCAACATGTCCCGGGTCCTGCGGATCACGACCACCCGCATGTACACCACGGCCAACGACGCACTGACTTTGACGAGCGCCTCCACCGTCCTCATGAGGACAGCGTACACCCTCATCTCAGAGACGGTCGCTTTCACATGATCGCCTGGCAAAAGGACAGTAAAGGCCCAACAGAGTTTAAACCCCAGCCGCCATCGTCTCAAAAGCCCGAAGGAAAACCGACGGGACGAACTGCAAGAGTCGCCCGAAAACAAGAGACTGCTTCTAAAGACTCGAGTCCTGAATATGACGAACAACAACGCAGCCGTCCGCAGGATAAAACGACATCCGCAAAGCGATATCTGTCCACCGATCAACCAGacggacaaattttgtctcgctcacagggaaaaaaatcagaaaGCCCGGGACTACTCTCCAAGAGGGAACGGTCAAAGGAGACAGGTTCAAGTAAAGGCGGCAGAACAAGTCCAATCGATG AGGGCAAGCAAGGGACAGTCCAAAAGACTGAAAAATCGAAACACGACAAAAGTAAGAGTTATCATGGAGTAGTTGCTGAGAAACACATAGATGACGTCACAAAGGCAGCGCCGGCCGGCAAGTCACAGCCTGGTACTGGAAAGACAGAAACCCCCGAGGGACAAAAGACTGGCCCTCACCTTGGCCATGACGTCAACCAAAGGCATCACCATGGAGACCGGCACACAGGGAAAGCGACCGATACACATCTTGATCATCAGGAGCAACAACATCAAGTTCATGGTAGCAGCGAAGGAG ATAGTACAACACCAGCGTTGAATGCGTTGAAGTCTATCAACCCATCCTTCTATCGGTACCTGGCAGACAAACATCACATAAGTCTCAACCCAGAACTGTTGGCGCAACTTCACAGCCTGATGAAATCCAGCACCGACGTTCTCCACGGCAGCCACCCCGAGCGCATCCTCCCACAGGTGTTCGGCCCCGTGTGCTCCACAGGCCGATCGCACCGCAAGAAGATGCTCGCCCTCGAGTTCCTCACCAAGATGCTGCCGGAGATCATCAAACACGCGGAGGAGCACCCCGACTTCAACCCGGCGGACACCCTGCAGTGCCGCTACCTCCGACTGACGGGATCGAACGTGGCCGCCCTCGAGGAGATGTGTCGCAAGGGCGGCGTCGACGTGGAGATCCACCCTCACAGCAACATCGAAGATATCGCGAGATTTATTTTCGATAAAGCTGACCAGGCTGATGCCGAGGGGCACAATTTGATGAGTACACGCCAACAGTGA
- the LOC139147386 gene encoding histamine N-methyltransferase-like has translation MAQNVKPSYRHNRQEYFKRLLTLQKNGYDPLGQQRVTSIKDIFEYFKFRNDQDSNSVTQVLAIGTSNGHGDIPIIDVLTSRFQRIEYTVVEPAEDEIHRFRELVKRRQEQGGWHAAQFKFYSMTIEQYLGELETHKLSDASGFDIIHAQHCAYHFKDPGSIYQKLYELLAKGGILFNVIDVGAVSELFLMVEDFYATLKIELERHSTVSLQEIMKRRLPEAHLSVVLCRNVKVSECFKEDSEEGNAILESLVEMQNFRNTVPGEFVDKILALLKKSSLQTGGDMIFPAEEEASVFLKV, from the exons ATGGCGCAAAACGTGAAGCCGTCGTATCGTCATAATCgacaagaatatttcaaaagacTTCTGACTCTGCAGAAAAACGGTTACGACCCTCTAGGTCAGCAGCGAGTTACAAGTATCAaggacatatttgaatacttcaAGTTTCGAAATGATCAAGATTCTAATTCTGTTACACAAGTTCTTGCCATTGGAACATCAAACG GGCATGGTGACATTCCAATAATTGATGTACTGACAAGCAGATTCCAACGGATAGAGTACACTGTTGTCGAACCAGCAGAAGACGAAATACATCGCTTCAGGGAGTTGGTCAAGCGTAGACAAGAACAAGGCGGATGGCATGCAGCCCAGTTCAAGTTCTATTCAATGACCATAGAACAATATCTTGGAGAACTAGAAACTCACAAGTTAAGCGATGCCTCCGGGTTCGATATAATACACGCCCAGCATTGTGCTTATCATTTTAAAGACCCTGGAAGCATTTACCAAAAGCTATACGAGCTACTTGCAAAAGGTGGAATCTTATTTAATGTTATCGATGTTG GCGCTGTAAGTGAACTGTTTTTGATGGTTGAGGATTTCTATGCCACCCTTAAAATCGAATTGGAACGTCACAGCACAGTCAGCCTGCAAGAAATCATGAAACGACGACTCCCAGAAGCGCATCTAAGTGTTGTCCTTTGTAGAAATGTCAAGGTCAGTGAGTGCTTCAAGGAAGACTCAGAGGAAGGAAACGCAATACTCGAGTCTCTTGTCGAGATGCAGAATTTTAGAAATACTGTTCCTGGGGAGTTCGTCGATAAAATCTTGGCGTTGCTGAAAAAATCTAGCCTTCAGACTGGTGGTGATATGATTTTCCCCGCAGAAGAGGAAGCATCTGTCTTCTTGAAAGTATAA